A genomic window from Deinococcus radiopugnans ATCC 19172 includes:
- a CDS encoding DUF6923 family protein, which translates to MQKLLLLSGLGAALLVACGGGGTTPPKEDNGGPGNPPPGDARAYAVTAKALYSIVLSGMGQDEKKFDLKVGQSLTDVALDGTELYGVTISTLVRISLSNGAVSTVGALGTGDINALTADGAGNLYGASTGGQFYKINKTTGQATVVGPLGTLSSGDLAFNAAGQLYGTVRPTLFSPDSLARIDPATGKATVIGGTGKTDLFALKFQGSAL; encoded by the coding sequence ATGCAAAAACTGCTGTTGCTCTCTGGTCTTGGTGCCGCCCTGCTCGTCGCCTGTGGAGGCGGTGGCACCACGCCGCCCAAGGAAGACAATGGCGGCCCCGGCAATCCGCCCCCTGGAGACGCCCGCGCTTATGCCGTCACGGCCAAGGCGCTATACAGCATTGTCCTGAGCGGCATGGGTCAAGACGAGAAGAAGTTCGATCTGAAGGTCGGCCAGTCTCTGACGGACGTCGCACTGGACGGGACCGAATTGTATGGCGTGACCATCAGCACTCTGGTCCGCATCAGCCTGAGCAATGGCGCGGTCAGCACCGTGGGCGCACTGGGAACAGGCGACATCAACGCGCTGACCGCCGATGGTGCGGGCAACCTGTACGGCGCTTCCACGGGGGGCCAGTTCTACAAAATCAACAAGACCACGGGGCAGGCCACTGTTGTCGGTCCGCTGGGCACCCTTTCCAGCGGCGATCTGGCCTTCAACGCTGCTGGGCAACTGTACGGCACGGTCCGGCCCACCCTCTTTTCTCCCGATTCGTTGGCCCGCATTGATCCGGCCACAGGCAAAGCCACAGTGATCGGCGGGACGGGCAAGACGGACCTGTTTGCCCTGAAGTTCCAGGGCAGCGCCCTGTAG